The following is a genomic window from Clostridium fungisolvens.
TGCTACCTAGTCCATTTTCTACAATAAATAAAGGTTTGCGATATCTATCATACATATCAATTAAAGAATAATGTAACCCCATCGGATCTACCTGCCAATTCCATTCTGTAACATCTAAATATGGATTTTTTACACCAGTGGCTATATTTCCATTAACCTTTTCTTTCCTTTCAGCATCTATGCTAGAAACGAATGACATGTAATAACTAAAGGAAACGAAATCTACCGTATACAGCTTAAGTATTTCCTCGTCTCCAGATTCAAATTTTACATTAATACCTTTCTTGTCCCATTGATTCTTTATAAACTTAGGATACTCACCAAATACTTGAACATCTGCATAGAAATAGTTTTCTCTGTTATCCTTCAATGCAAGCATACAATTTTTAGGATCACAATTTTCTGGATATGTAAGAGTTCTTGTAAGCATACACCCCATTTGTGCCCCTGGTATTATTTCACGTAGATATTTCGTAGCTAGGCTACTAGCAACAAACTGATGATGTAAGGATTGATAAATAATTTCCTCTAGTTTTTCCTTTGGATATCTATCAGTTACAAGCCCGATTGTTGTAAAGGGATGCCTAAATACACTATCAATCTCATTAAAGGTTAGCCAGTACTTGACCAAGTTTTTATATCTCTTAAACACCACTTTGCAAAATTTCACAAACAAATCTACTACAGCTCTTTGATACCAACCATCATAATTATTAGAAAGATACAAAGGCATCTCATAGTGATGCAAGGTTACTAAAGGTTCAATATTTCTTTTTTTCATTTCAATAAATAAACTCTCATAGTATTGTAGACCTTTTTCGTTTGGTTTCTCTTCTATGCCATTGGGAAATATACGAGTCCATGCTATTGAAACACGAAGCACCTTAAATCCCATCTCAGCAAACAAATCTAAATCTTCCTTATATCTATGGTAAAAATCTACGCCATGTCTTTTTCCATAAAGTGATATATCATCACTTTTCATAGCTTTTTCAATATCATCGCTGCTGATTCCATTCTGTGCAACATAATCCTTTGGATCTACCTTAGGCTTATAGGTACTGCAATCTGCAACCGACATCCCCTTACCATCTTCATTCCATGCTCCTTCACATTGATTTGCAGCTGTTGCTCCTCCCCATAAAAAATTCTCTGGAAATTTGTTTTGCATCATAATCTTCTTCCTCTCTTAATGTGATCCTAATTGTTTAAAATATATATTTTGTTTAGCTAATATTTAATGCCCTGTTAAAACTAATATGATACTCAAATAACTTTAACCACTAACCCATTACCTAAAACAATAAAGATTTATTAATTAATAAACAACATTTTTTCAAAATCTGAAACAACTATCTGCTTTCGTAACAATACAATTAAAGTATTTAAGCTACAATAGCTCAAAAATAACTTCTTTTTACATAAAAAAATATTGCCAGAATTCCTAGAATTATGGCAATGTTTTTTTATGTACTATCATATTTTTTAACTCATTTATAATTATCCACACTTTTATCTATATCTAATAAGATTATTAAAATTAATTGGTTATGCAGGAGATGCTATATGAGCGAGCTATTAGAATTAAATGATTTTTTCAGATGGAATGGCTCTAAAAAATCGCTAATCGTTCTTTATTAGTGATTTTTTTACGCATCTGCCTTTTCTGAACGTATGTGAAGAAATTCTGGCAGGCGATATATTTTTATTTTTTACTTTTTAGTCAGATAGCCTTTTTATCTTCTTAAATTTAAGAAATGGAAGATTTATAAAAAGTATTGATTCTTAAAAAGTAAAACTGTACTGTTCGAACGTAGTGAGTTTACAGTTTTAGCCATGAAATATGACAAAATCATATTAATTCTTTGCGAAGGCTCATTAAAGCATTGGATGCATAACCAATTAATTTCAAAAGGTTCTTAGTAGCGTCTTATTTATTAGTCATTGTATTTAATTCTTCTGCTAAAGTAGCTATTTCAGTTAAGCTGGCAGTAACTTCTTCCATTGCTGCTGATTGTTGCTCTGCATTTTCAAGAGTAGCATTCGAAGTCTCCATTGTTCTGTCCACAGAATCTTGTATCTTTCCTGTAAGATTCATTATCATAAATGCAGTTTCTTTTGAACTTTGAGAAAGTTTCCTTATTTCTGTAGCTACCACTCCAAAACCTCTTCCAGCATCACCTGCTCTTGCAGCTTCTATGGCAGCATTTAATCCAAGCATCTTGGTTTGATCAGCAATACTCTTTATCGAATCCAAAATAGTGTTTATCTCTATTGAAATATTTTTAACATTTGTTATCTCATCATTTAGATTATGTTGGTTATTTGCTACGTTCGCCGAAGTGGCATTTAGTTCTTCCATTGTAGCTGATATTTGACTAAAGTTTTCTGAAAGTACTTGGGACATATTGCTTAATACAAGTTGCTCATATCCAGCTCTTGATAGTGAGTTAGCCACTATAAATAAAACTTCTGCTGCTGCTTTTACGTTTTCTTCTTTAGTCATATAAACATTTCTTGCTGCATCAACATATTTATCCTGATTAACCCCTATTTCCAAAGCAGTTTCTCTAAAACTTTTTTCCTCTGGACTTGAGGTTAAAATCTGACCACCTAAAATTGTTCCTATTAAATGCCCGTCTATCATGATTGGTGCTGCAAAATCAATTAATCCAGCATGGCATTTGTAAATATATGGTCTTCCAGTTCTTGCTGCTTCCTCTCCACCTTTTTTATGAGACTGGGCACATCTACTCTCACCAGCACCAGTTGATTGCGTCAAATTAATACAGAAATTTGTATAAGAACTAGGCTTTGTAACGGGTGTTCCATTTCTATCTACTGTTACGCTTGCAATATTCATTCCTATAGCAAAATTATCTTGGAAAGTTTGCAATAGTTTAAGATCTATTACATCACTTATTTCTAAAGCTTCAAGATCTAATTCCCCATTATTTAATCTCTTAATCATAAAAAAACCTCCACTAATTCCCCTAAATTTTATTATCCGCTATTTTAAATCTATCCCTAGTTATATTATCGTTCATATTTATCGAGTATTTATGTAATTTTTATATTTTGTTAAGGTACTTTTCAATAATTATCCTATAAATAAAGAGATTGCATACAGAACCTAGCAATCTGTATGCAACCCCTTATTTACCTTTACTTAACTATAGCCTACTTTATATCATATGGTAGTACAATATTAGACGAACTTGCTGGAGCATTAGCCTTCACTTCTCCATTGCCTGCACCAAATAATACATAAAGACTTACTTTAACTTTTCCATTGGTAAAGTCTTTGTACTCTGAGCCAGAAACAAATGACGAAGCTCTCTTGAAGTTTTCATAACTTCCACTACTAATTACTCCATCAGTCGGCATCATATCAAGACTTTCAACTCTATCTACTACACCATCTCCATCAAAATCATAGGATATATCCCCCTTTAATCCCTCACCTACTGCTAAACTATTAAGATATAGTTCTGCAGAAGTATTTCCACTCTTGTTGTAGCTTCCGTTTAAATTATCTATGGTATATTCTACATGCGTTTGATCTTGTGGTAGTATATCTTTAGCTTCACTGGTACCTGGATTTAATGATAATTTTCCACCAGAAGTTAAATATAAAGTTTGGGTAGCAAGTACTGGATCTAAATTCCCTACCTGAGTACCATATACTTCAAACTCCCATAGTGAATATCCATAAGGCAATGCTCTCTTTATTCCAAGCATTCTCACATATCTTGCCTCAACCTTATTCATAGGGATTTCATCAATATTACCATCACTGTTGCTTTCAGTATAAACATCTGTCCAATCAGCTTCTGTTGGATTCATAACTGAAGTAACTTGTATCTTATACTCTTTACCATAGGCAGCTTCCCAGTTTAATAAAACCTTGTCTAAACTATATACTCCGCCTAAGTATACTGAAATCCATTGGTTATCATTAAATTCAGACTCCCATCTTGTACCCTTATTTCCATCAAAGGCAAAAGCAGTATTTCCAGAGGATGCTTTTCCAGTCTTGTTTAATGCAATATTTGTACTTGTAACTGGTGGTACCGTTGAATTTTTTACTAACCCATTTATAGCTGTTGTTAAGCTTGATACAGCATTGTCTACATCTGCTTGGGTTGCATCAGTTTTAGCATTCACTGCAACTGCATTTGATAAAGAATTTTGTAGTGTCTGCCAGGATGCTTGAGTATAATCTGCCTGTACCTTGCTTTGTGCTTCATTTATCTTTGAAACCAAAGCTGTCTTATCTACTGTAACTTTTACTTCTTTTATACATACATCATCAATAAATACATGATGTTCTCCACTAGGAGTTACATTAGTTCCATCCTCAATATATCCTAGAAGATAAGTTAAATTCATATTTGTATCTTGAGTTGGTTTTAATGTATATTTATAAACCGCATCTTTATCTGAAGTAATATTAAAGTTAACCTTAGGACTTCCACTATAGTTTGTCATTTCTGCAATGATTGGACGATTAACTGTAGACCATGCCTTAAAGCTAAGCTCATAAGTTTTATTTGCAGAAAGTTGTATTCCTTTTTGTACAAATTGAGTTGACCAACTAAATGGAACACCCCACTCATCATCCTTAGCTCCATGATAATTAATCTTTATATCAGCTACTCCATCTGCGATAGTATAACTTGACCAATCAGCAGCATTGTTCCAGAAGGTCCAGTTTTTATCTCCAAGCGACATATCCCCATTCAATATTAGATTGCCACTGCTTGGGAATATGTTTTGAGTAACTGAGGTATTTGCGTAGCCATTAGCTTCCACTGAAATATTGTAGCTTCCCTCTGAAGTAAATAATTCTGGTGCTAAAGTAAGCTTACCTGAGGATAAAGTATATTTACTATTTTCAATAACCTTATCATTTACCTTAACTGCGGTTATTGCATTAACCCAGGCATCATCTTGACCAAAAATTATATCAATTGGCTGCCCTGCATTATTATTAGCTGAATCTGCCCCTAACATAGGTGGTTTTTTCACTGGTGCATTTTTGACTTGAAGCACAACATTATCTATGAATACATCTCCTACAGCCCCTTGTGGTGTTTTTCCAAGGATAAATTTAAGTGCTAATACATCATCAACAGTCATCTTGAAACTATATTCAAAATGCTTAGTTTGTGGTGTAAGAGCTATAAATCCTGAATCAAATCTTCTAGTATAAGAGCTATTTTCAAGAGTAGCTTCAATATCACGATTAACAGAAGATCTTGCATCAAAGGATACTATATATTCAAAGCCCTTACTTAATTTCATATTTGATTGATTAAGCATAACATTCCAGGCTTCAGTTCCTAAACTTTGAACACCTACTTTTGCCTCTCCGTTTATTACATCAAAACTTGCATTAGCTCCTTGAGTAAATGGTTCCCATGCATTTAAACCTAGTGCAAAATCACCATTCTTAAGTGGGAATAAATCTACACCTGTGTAATCAACATTGCTATTAGTTGTTCTGATTAGTTTTATATTATCTAGATAAACATCAACATTTGTACCACCTAGATTAAATACAAGCTGACCTTCAGTATCAGTTACCCCTTGAGGCATTGTGAAATCAATAGTTTGTTTTGAGGAAGCAGTACCTAAGTTTAATATTTGTGTTTTATAAGCTGTGCTTCCATCTTTACTTAACAGTTTAACTTCTATATCTCTAGCTACAGCAGCTCTTCCATCAAAAGTTAGTTCATAAGAATCACTTTGAAGTAGGTTAATGCCCTTTTGAACTAAGTTAACTGCATTTCTAGAAGTTCCTCCATTATCAATAGCAGCTTTAAACTCTGTAGTATCTGGATTTACAGAAGCTTGTGCTATAGCACCAGAAGCATTAAAGTTCCAAAAAGCCATACGTTCCATGGTACCTAATTCAAAGCTTCCATTATATACATGGTTTCCATCATCTAATGGTGTTTTAGCTGCATTTTGATCATAAAGTCCATCTACTTCTTCAACCTTTACATTTCCTATCCATACAGCAGCGTTATTAGTTCCCAGGTTGAATTCCATTCTAGCTAACGTATCAGTATCAGATTGCATTTGGAATCTATACTCATAGCTTTGAACAGAATCTTTAAGTCCAACGTCAAAATTATCTGAATATGCACTCCAACCTCTGTTTGATCCACCACCAAATTTTACGCTGATATTCCTACTCGCAGCAGCTTTAGCATCAAAAGTTAACTTATAGTATCTTCCCTTAGCCAAGGCAACATTTTGAATAAGTTGTAATGCATAGTTTTGTGTACCTACATTTGTTATATTAACTTTAGCAAATCTTTCATTATTGATTGTATCTACTGATACAGTACCTGCACCGCCAGCATCTGGAACGTGTACGAAGTTCCAGCTTTCAGTATTTAAGCTTCCTGTAGTAACTTCTGTAATTGGCTGACTGAAGTTAACATCATGAACATAATTACCGTCTATTGGTTGCTTTGCATCTGCTGGTAAAGTATCTTTTTCTAGTATTGGCTCTACTGGCTGTTTATATTGTCTTCCAGTTAAGTCATAAGCACGTACATAATCTACTTCCATCTTTGCAGGGAAATCACTTGCTGAAGGTTCAACTCCTCCATCAAAGTTTCCTCCTACAGCTAGATTTAAGATTATATAAAATGGTTTATTAAATGGTGCTGGATAAGCATTCTTATCTGGCTGACCTGCACTTTGGCTAAACCAATTGTTAGTAGTTTGATATAGATTTCCATCTACATACCATCTGATTTCTCCTGGCTCCCATTCTACTGAATAAGTGTGGAACCCTGTTATATCTTGACCTGTAGGGAAATTATAAGTTGCTCCTGTAGATTTATTATTTGGCCATGGCTTTCCATAGTGGAGTGTACCAGCTATACTATCAGGAACACGACCTCTAGCTTCCATAATATCTACTTCTCCAGAAGAAGCCCAAGTTCCATAAGCAGAATCCTTTGGCATCATCCAGAAGGCTGGCCAGAAACCTTGACCCTTAGGAAGCTTCATCCTAGCTTCAAATCTTCCATATTGTTGAGTAAAGGTTGGACTAGTCCATAGTCTTCCAGAAGTATATGTCTTTCCGTTCTTAGCTTCCGGTTTTGCTTCTATTACTAAGTTACCATTCTCAACTTTTATATTATCCTTTTGATAGTACTCTTTTTCGTTATTTCCCCAGCCGTCTATTCCATATTCAGCTCCGGTTCCATTCTGATATGCCCATTTATCTAAGTTAACCCCATTAGTATCAACATTAGTGCCTGAGCCATCAAATTCATCATCCCAAGACAATGTCCATTCACTCTTAGCTTGGATAGCTTGAGTAACTTCAGCTCTTTCAAATCCAGTAGCTTTTACAACAATGTCGTAATTCTTTTCTGTTGTAAACTGGTCTGCTTTTATGGTTATTATTCCCGGCTCAACTGTATATTTACTGCTATCTATAGCCTTTCCATCAATAGTTAATGCTGTTATAGCATTTCTCCAAGCAG
Proteins encoded in this region:
- a CDS encoding PocR ligand-binding domain-containing protein — its product is MIKRLNNGELDLEALEISDVIDLKLLQTFQDNFAIGMNIASVTVDRNGTPVTKPSSYTNFCINLTQSTGAGESRCAQSHKKGGEEAARTGRPYIYKCHAGLIDFAAPIMIDGHLIGTILGGQILTSSPEEKSFRETALEIGVNQDKYVDAARNVYMTKEENVKAAAEVLFIVANSLSRAGYEQLVLSNMSQVLSENFSQISATMEELNATSANVANNQHNLNDEITNVKNISIEINTILDSIKSIADQTKMLGLNAAIEAARAGDAGRGFGVVATEIRKLSQSSKETAFMIMNLTGKIQDSVDRTMETSNATLENAEQQSAAMEEVTASLTEIATLAEELNTMTNK
- a CDS encoding glycoside hydrolase family 1 protein, whose product is MMQNKFPENFLWGGATAANQCEGAWNEDGKGMSVADCSTYKPKVDPKDYVAQNGISSDDIEKAMKSDDISLYGKRHGVDFYHRYKEDLDLFAEMGFKVLRVSIAWTRIFPNGIEEKPNEKGLQYYESLFIEMKKRNIEPLVTLHHYEMPLYLSNNYDGWYQRAVVDLFVKFCKVVFKRYKNLVKYWLTFNEIDSVFRHPFTTIGLVTDRYPKEKLEEIIYQSLHHQFVASSLATKYLREIIPGAQMGCMLTRTLTYPENCDPKNCMLALKDNRENYFYADVQVFGEYPKFIKNQWDKKGINVKFESGDEEILKLYTVDFVSFSYYMSFVSSIDAERKEKVNGNIATGVKNPYLDVTEWNWQVDPMGLHYSLIDMYDRYRKPLFIVENGLGSRDKLEEDGSIQDDYRIEYFRQHIQAIADAIEDGVEVMGYTPWGCLDLVSMSTCQISKRYGFIYVDADDLGYGTYNRIKKKSFYWYKNVIETNGVEL